In the Gopherus flavomarginatus isolate rGopFla2 chromosome 6, rGopFla2.mat.asm, whole genome shotgun sequence genome, one interval contains:
- the KCNK7 gene encoding potassium channel subfamily K member 7, with the protein MELPAVPQPWRYWLLLGAYGLFLLLGAAVFVGVEAPQEAGLREALRGARAGFVRQHQDCLAEPGLERLLQRVLDADSYGVSALGNVSDDENWDFSSALFFAASVLTTTGYGHTVPLSDGGKVFCIFYTLLGLPATLLLATCLLQQLMGLLSHRPVRYLHTHWGISPGHAALGHAAAMGLSVLGLFILLPALCFWALENGWTFLESVYFCFISLSTIGLGDYVPGRGSPPSLRHLYKISITCYLLLGLLAMLLALETIYELREVHSLVRFFAPPQAPASPSSEDDDQLEILSHDQLGLATICGATPSGSQADSEADGRVAPHDGPSG; encoded by the exons ATGGAGCTGCCCGCGGTGCCCCAGCCCTGGCGCTACTGGCTACTGCTGGGCGCCTACGGGCTCTTCCTGCTGCTGGGCGCCGCCGTCTTCGTGGGCGTCGAGGCGCCGCAGGAGGCCGGGCTCCGGGAGGCGCTGCGGGGCGCCAGGGCCGGCTTCGTGCGCCAGCACCAGGACTGCCTGGCGGAGCCCGGCCTGGAGCGGCTGCTGCAGCGGGTGCTGGACGCCGACAGCTACGGGGTCTCCGCGCTGGGCAACGTCTCGGACGACGAGAACTGGGACTTCAGCTCGGCGCTGTTCTTCGCCGCCAGCGTCCTCACCACCACGG GCTATGGCCATACGGTGCCCCTGTCGGATGGGGGGAAAGTTTTCTGCATCTTCTACACCCtactggggctcccagccaccctgctCCTGGCCACCTGTCTCCTGCAGCAACTCATGGGGCTGCTGAGCCACCGGCCCGTTCGGTATCTTCACACCCACTGGGGCATCTCTCCGGGCCATGCAGCGCTGGGACACGCAGCTGCCATGGGACTGAGTGTACTGGGGCTTTTTATCCTGCTGCCAGCCCTGTGCTTCTGGGCCCTGGAGAACGGCTGGACCTTCCTGGAGTCCGTCTACTTCTGCTTCATCTCGCTCAGCACCATTGGGCTTGGGGACTACGTGCCAGGTCGCGGCAGCCCCCCCTCGCTACGCCATCTCTACAAAATCAGCATCACCT GTTACCTTctcctggggctcctggccaTGCTGCTGGCCCTGGAGACCATCTATGAGCTGCGTGAGGTCCACAGCCTTGTCCGATTCTTCGCCCCCCCACAggcccctgcctccccctccagTGAGGACGATGACCAGCTGGAGATCCTGAGCCATGACCAGCTGGGCCTGGCTACTATCTGCGGGGCCACCCCCTCTGGGA